A single genomic interval of Corylus avellana chromosome ca10, CavTom2PMs-1.0 harbors:
- the LOC132162821 gene encoding uncharacterized protein LOC132162821 has protein sequence MGKKVNKDAFKTVLSRIWRTLGGVIFKELDDNIWLFEFEDVDGLRRVLEGRPWSFDRHILVLNEFNGSTPPSQMAFTHSPFWVQIHDMPLLCMTKGVGTRIGESMGQLEHTDLAGDGVGWGRCLRIRVVIDLSKPLERGRALMLEGKSHWVTCRYEKLPMACFDCGRVIHGEKGCPIPQNTKTNTKAEGREWGLWLRADDGQRKRVGGDDSGAGGEKSSKYGDMGDVSAELHSRNKYMGSSKFSGNPSQKSCSNYSTRSGESPSFHNGAAGGAKNKGKEKIAESTGQTAENQGSHANHMPDVGAVYATEVVGTDSGEEEQDSGLKKEAKMGLSNNMGQSDGDKMLDLHDLTPTPT, from the coding sequence ATGGGGAAGAAGGTGAACAAGGATGCTTTCAAGACTGTATTATCACGAATCTGGCGCACGTTGGGAGGTGTAATATTCAAGGAGCTGGATGATAATATCTGGCTGTTTGAGTTTGAAGACGTGGATGGCTTGAGACGAGTTCTGGAAGGCAGGCCATGGTCTTTTGATCGGCATATTCTTGTCCTTAATGAATTTAACGGAAGCACGCCTCCATCACAGATGGCTTTCACGCACTCTCCTTTTTGGGTGCAAATACACGATATGCCATTACTATGCATGACTAAAGGCGTAGGTACCAGAATAGGAGAATCAATGGGGCAGCTAGAGCACACTGATCTGGCGGGGGACGGGGTAGGATGGGGAAGGTGCCTGCGAATCCGAGTGGTGATTGATTTATCCAAACCTCTGGAGCGGGGACGTGCCCTCATGTTGGAAGGAAAATCCCACTGGGTTACCTGCAGATACGAAAAGTTGCCCATGGCTTGTTTTGACTGTGGCAGGGTCATTCATGGCGAAAAGGGATGCCCTATACCACAgaatacaaaaacaaatactAAGGCGGAAGGGAGAGAGTGGGGACTATGGCTCCGGGCGGATGATGGGCAACGAAAAAGAGTCGGGGGAGATGATTCTGGTGCCGGTGGGGAGAAATCCAGCAAGTATGGCGACATGGGGGATGTCAGCGCCGAGCTGCATAGCAGGAACAAGTACATGGGGTCCTCCAAATTTTCTGGAAACCCTAGCCAAAAATCGTGCTCCAATTATAGTACCAGAAGCGGAGAATCCCCATCTTTCCATAATGGAGCTGCAGGAGGGGCGAAAAACAAGGGAAAGGAGAAGATAGCGGAATCGACTGGACAGACTGCGGAAAATCAGGGATCCCATGCAAATCATATGCCTGACGTGGGAGCAGTATACGCTACTGAGGTGGTGGGAACTGATAGCGGAGAGGAAGAACAAGATAGTGGGCTAAAAAAGGAAGCTAAGATGGGCTTGAGTAATAATATGGGCCAATCAGATGGAGACAAAATGTTGGACTTGCATGATCTTACTCCCACACCTACTTAA